The DNA segment tgaagcttcttggataagaggtgaaacgtcttctaagacaaaaccaagtccagttgtgttcgattcaattgccttgagataatcattaacattcttttttttttttcttgtttttgtccaTATGTCCTGGTTTTGATTGGTCAGTTTGTGATCAGATCACCTTACTGGCTACAAAAATGCAGATAAAAGGTTTGgatattaattaaaattataCTCAGTACTCAACAATGATTGTAACTAAAGTAACTAAGTAGGTTATGTGGCATAATTAatacttaatttaaaaaagtacaGACTTGAAAATCTACTCAAAAGTACAAGTACCCGAAAAAACTACTTAATTACAGTAATCTGAGTATTTGCAATTAATGACcttcttatgtgtgtgtgtgtgtacgcacacacacacacacacacacacatagggcTGTTGatcaattaaaatatttaaattaatcaTGCGTGTCTACAGTTGATCATGATTaatcacacattttttatttgttcaaaATGTACCATAAAGGGATATATTTCTAAGTGCTTAACAATTGATAATGACATATGTTTCCTTTATGCTAACGTTactttattaaataaaatacattaacctaaaacaatgacaaatatTGTCCAGAAACCCTCAAAGGCACTGCATTTGGCATAAAAAAATATACTCAAATAATAACATGACAAACCCAAGTCCATTAGGATCAGATCAGCATCTTGAAGAGCTCAATTTAACAGCCAAAACGCACTAAAAACTGCAATGGAATAGTCAATTGAAGCTTCTATGGCGCACTGAAGGCTCTAGGTTTAAAATTCCAACACCACAGAACCACCAGTATTTTAGTAAAAGTTTTGGAAAATTTttgtatatattattttatttcttgaaTAAAATATTGTCATCTGAGGAGAAAAATCCTCACCTTTATTCATCTCAGTCTACATAATGACGAAACGGTGCGCGATATTCATATTTTTGTATTAAGTCAAAAGGATCATTTACGTTGGTGTCAGATCGTGTACATTTGCTGTCTGACCACAGCATACAGCAGACTGACACACACCGAGGAGATGACGAGGGAGAGACCGAGTCTGGACTCTTCATCATGACTTACAATAATGCAGTGCAGAGACAAACGTTTTGTAGAGGAGATGAGTGTCTGTCAGTTTGGACTTTACAGAGACTTATTAAATGCCAAGTATTTTGATAACTTGATgaacagttgtatttattttaagaaaatgaAGTCTAAATTATTTCCATCTCAGTAAATGTGAGTTTTTTTAgtttaattgagaaaataatcaacagattaataaatgatgaaaataattgttagttgcagctgcAAACCTAAATTAGTATCATTGGTGCGACCTGTGTGTACCCAACTATTTCACGTCAAAATAGCTGCTGTGAAAATGGTCTACTGatgttttgtcacaaagttATAAAGGGATTTATTTGTTCTTGTGTTTTGTAGAAGGACCTTGCTGAACACCTGAAATCTCTTCTGGAAAAGAAGGCTGCAGACATCTTGAATGAATATCAGCAGACAGGCACACTGtccaccagcagcagaaagaagCTTGTCAAACTGAGTGTCAGTGACCTTGTAGAGAAATATGGATTGTAAGTTGTAGATATTCATTCTTTTGATCTAAATTCCACATTAGTTTCCTATTTTTTTCAGTAATTCAGGTGTGAGTTCAAGTAGGTGTAAAAACTCCTGATTGTACATGAAATACTTAATGTATTGTCAAgggattttctttttatattgtgttttacTCTACAGTTATCCCCCTGCAGCAGAGAAATTACACTTGGCTAAATCGTTAATCACACTCTTTACAGCGCTGAAAATGATGGTCTCTGGGGAGGGTGATGGATTCGTAagtattttctcattttgtttCACTAAGAGCTATGATGGCACATAGCTTAATTTAACCAGTGCTGTCATTTTTCTGCTTTGTAGTTGGTCATTTTTGCTATTCTGCAAATATTTTGAATTTCTTGTTTGGTTGAAATGTGATACATAGAATATGCAATGGAATAATCTGTTCAACAATTAGATAGCCCTTAGTACTCATTCATgtttaaatattatatatttgtttgtttgtaggaACATTTCTATGATCCTCTATCCCATAAAGGATTCATAGAGATAAAGCTACGAAACATCAGACAGAACTTAGAAGAGGGCCAGCGTCGCTACCTGAAGAGGAAATTGCCTTATAGTGCAGCATCAGCAGCTCAGCCTTCAGTGGACGAAGACCCAAGTGAATGGCTGGCTGTCATCAAAAGAATGAAAGCATCACCAGAGAACATGGCGCCGATCAAGACTGCCATGGAAAAGACTTTCAGCTACTGCAGAAATTGGATCAGCACACAATCACCTACACTTACAGATACTGTCCAGCAGTACCCTCGTTTTATAGACATTCCAAGCCTGGTAAGACTTGTTTAATTATATTCACTGATATGAgctttgtggtttgtttttcttgtaaatgttCAATCTAACATGAAAATAGAACTTTTAGGTCTAAGTAACAAATATTTGCGATTGCTGTTTCCTATATCAGCTAGATACAGAGTTCGGAAAAATGTTTGAGGGAAAGGCAGAGCTGTTCATCCGGAGGTGGGAGTCGTCCATTATCCCAAAACTTCGGAAATTTGCTGTGTTGGAGAAGGGAGTTGTGTCCACCTTGATTGAACAGAATGGAGACCAGAATGATGGTAAATAGTTGTCATTTAATGGATCCTTTGCGCTCCTAGTTTTTTTGTGCAAAATGTGATAACATAACTATTTGCTTATGCTCTTTTTAAATAGATGAGGAGTGCTACCGAATGCTGCAGGTTTTGACCCACGTGCTTCCCCCAACGGCCTCAGGAAGGGGTGCAGCAGTCTCAGGCCGATGCAGTGTGAAGTCAGCATTGTCATATTTACTGGACTTTGTACCGGtatgttgtatgtgtgtgtgcttaaagGGATAGGTTGTATTTTGTGAAgtgttgtatgaggtacttatccatagtcagtataTTGCCTACACTAAATGGCTGTCATCACACCCCCAGGTGGGAGAAGCAGTAGGACTATCAGAGTAGGAAGCAAAGCAATGTACAACTGTGGAATaggtcagcagcaaaacattttagccaccacaaaattcaatatcagtttaagtataTGCTATATTTAGGATATTTTCACAGCCTTACTTTGCTGATGGGGGTTGTctgtctaccgctgcctcaatcaATTAGTTAGCTCTGTAAATTTGGTGACTTttataaaacaccaaagtcacaaaataacacaaactaatacAATATTTGGCTTGTATAACTGCAGCTTCCTGTTGGAAAATGGCTGTCTGACGCCATGGCAAAGCAGTGGAAATATTGAAAATATGGCTTGTACTTAAAGTgctagttttttgttttgtttttttaggagtctaaaatacattttgctgctggcCCTGTCCACAGCAATACATTGCTTTAGCTTCttactcctgctgcttctccaaactggggtcTTGTCGACCACCGTCTACTGTagtataagtacctcatacaacctcatttacaaaaataaaaactatcccctaaagtgacagttcaccctcaaataaaaaaatgcatagTTTTCCTCTGGcttgtagtgctttttatccATCTAGATAGTTTCATTTGTAAGTTGCTGAGTTTTGGAAATATCCACTGTAGAGACACCTGCCTTCTCTTAAAAAATAATGGCTCTAAATGACACTTGGCTTGTAGTTCtcaaaacagcaaaacattattaaaaaaaaacaacaactcaaaaGCATTGTCTGTTTCCAAAAATCATCACTGAGTTACTCAAACTAATCCACAAACCTTgagctttttttctttaagacAATAATTCCTAgataaaactgctcacagcagACATTGCTGTTAACTGTTTTTCCCCCTTTTATGTGCTTTTAGCACCATGAGTAGAGTGTCATTTCGTCCTATTATATTAGAGAGTAAGCAGGCATCTCTACAATTGATATCTCAAACTCTgcaacacacactaaaacaatctagatggaTAAAAAGTACAgaatggattaaaaaaatacaagccagaggaacaatatgtatttgatttttgggtgaactgtcccttaagTTCTCAGACACCATGCCTAATTTCAGTCAGAGCTGTTTTAAAATTCATATAATACTTAATTCAATAAATTGTAACCATTTCTTTCTGTCCATTTTTTCAGGCTCACTTTCttcatgaatgaataaataaaatgattaaataaataaatacttaagATATCTTGTAAAATTGTAGGATGTCTACTTTTGCAGAATTACAATATACATGTTGATACCAGTGGGATtgctttttaacttttaaaaatgttttgggaTCTCTCTTGAACCAGGTCTCCTCAGAAATGCAAACATTGCATTATCTGCTCCCCTATTTTTGCCTATAATCTCATGTGGTTTACTATTATGAAGCACACTAAATATTTGAAATGTTTTGGGTTTGGGTTTGGGTTTGGGTTGGACCAGTGTTAAAgacagtgtgtttttcttttctcaagCATGGGACCAGCATCCCCTCCCTGTGCGACAGAGATGAGGGATCCTTGACGACCCATCAGCCACAGCTTGTGTGCATCGGCGCCCTGACCAGCCAAGCACGCCAGTTTGTCATTGTTGCCAGAAATGACAAGGTCACCATTCCACTGCATGATGACAGTTTAACCTTTGCCTTGGATAAGCTGTTCAGGTTTTACTGGGTATGCAATGTTGCTTATCCCACTCAGCTTGTTTCGGTTTTCATCTTTCTTGAACATATCTATGACTTACCTGTGTCAAAGACTGTGAGACGATCCAGAGTGTTAGAGCTAATTGACAAGCTTCAGGCTTTGGCCTAATCAAACTCAGTGTGTATAGCTGCCCTCTATGTAAACGGCAAGTTCCTGGTAAGATCAGGAAACTTCGCTGGCATGTCTGTGTAGTGCATTCTCTATCTGACAGTCAGGACTATACCATTATTTGCAGTCAAAATGGCTGCCAGCATACCTACTATAATCTTAATTCCTACTCAAGACATCTTTCAAGAGAACATTCATCTGGGCACACTTGTGCAAGCAATGACCAAGCTTTGGTTCATTATAAAAGCGCCATCAGTGAAGAAACTGATGTGATACCAGACCATCCGATGAGGATATTGATGTAGAGACAGACTTGTCTTCATCAAAACCCAAACATTCTGCACTAAGTAGCTATGCAGCTACTTTTGCCGCAAAAATGTATTCTGCTTCAAATGCAACTTTAAGTGATGTACAAAGGAGTGTAACTTGCACTAGAGAATTTTTGGATAGGATAGTAGATAGCCTTCAAGCATCTACCTCTTCATTACTAAGAACTTTGTCAGTACCAGAAGACAGCAAGGATGTTGTGTCATTAATGAAAGACTTTGAAAGTGCTCGAAATGTATTTAATGATTTGGACAACCCTTATAAAATGACTAAATATTTTGAAGATCAGTATTCACTTGTGAAGCCTACAGAAATCTTCCTGGGCCATAGAGCTGACACCACGAGAAGAAGTGGAGTAGTCAAACAGTTGCTAACAGCTAATACTTTTCAGTATATTTCCATACTTGAGACActgaaatttattttctgtaatgaGAAAATGCAGACCTTATATTTGCAGTCTCACAAGAGTACAGATGGAAAGATGCGTGATTACTGCGACGGTGCTCATTTTGCCAGTCATGACTTGTACAAAAAATATCCAAGTGGCCTACAGATTCAGCTGTACTTTGATGATCTGGAAACCACAAATCCTTTGGGATCAAAAACAAAGATTCATAAAATGGGGGCTGTATATTTCTCTTTAAGGAACCTGCCCCCTGAGTACAACTCAGGTCTGGCAAATATCCATCTATGCCTTCTGTTCATTTCCATTGACAGAGAAACATATGGTTTTGGGAAAATACTTGAGCCACTCTTGGATGACATTAGGTTTCTGGAATGTAACGGCatagaaattaaaatgaaaggaGAATCACACTTGCTGTATGGAACAGTGTGCCTGTTTACAGCTGACAACCTTGCATGTCATTCATTGTGTGGCTATTTGGAAAGCTTTTCTGCCAACAAGTTCTGCCATCTTTGCCTTGTTGATAAAAATACTTCACAAATGGTGTTTGATGAAGATGAGCTTGAAAAGTGAAACCGAGACAACTACCAGCAGCATGTTGCTTTAAATGATGGGACTATGacaggaataaaagaaaattcATGTCTGAATACTTTAGAGTACTTTCATGTAACAGAAAATGTATGTGTTGACATAATGCATGATGACCATTTGTATACAATTCTAAttataattaaagctgcaaacaGTTGTGATCAGGCCCTCGCTGTCCCGTGTCACCGCAGGGGGCCAGCAGCACGCATCGCTGAAGCGGGTAtatgaaaactcagagtaagttaaccctgacaTGGTGTGATGTTTCGTCTTCCTACCTTGACAAAGAGAAaaacttttaataacttttgatcagcatggtgtcAGGATGATCTGTCCCAAATCtgaagttgattggacaaaatctgtaggaggagtttgttaaaatacaaagttgtggaaatcacaaaatcaccacaaatatgaaaagtttaaatcaaaatggctgacttcctgtttggagtagaccattggtgccagagacttttatatgcgtctggacaacatacacatgtgtactaattttcatgttccaactccaaaaaaaccctatggggaggggtttttgaaaatttcaagggggcgccatagaggcattttgtcccccccatgggcgacgcccctatcagatgcaagagctcgcctttcttgacctgtgtatcaattttcatgaggatatgagattgctgaagccatcaaaaagccaaacgtatttagcgGCGAGGGAGGCAGCATAGCAGCCACgtcccttgacatagagaaaagcttttaataactttcaatcagcatggtctctggatgatctgtaaaaactTTGAAgttgattggatgaaatccctaggaatagttcgttaaaatacaacgtGGAAATCACggcaaaatgacaagtcaaaatcaaaatggccgacttcttgtttggagtagaccattggtgccagagacttttatgtgcatctgggcaacatacacatatgtaccaattttcatcttcctactccaaaagaacccctatggggaggtgtttttgaaaatttcaagggggcgccatagaggcattttgtcccccccatgggcgacgcccctatcagatgcaaaaGCTCGCctttcttgacctgtgtatcaattttcatgaggatatgagattgctgaagccatcaaaaaacCAAACGTATTTAGCGGCGAGGGAGGCagcatagcagccacgccccttgacatagagaaaagcttttaataactttcaatcagcatggtctctggatgatctgtaaaaactTTGAAgttgattggatgaaatccctaggaatagttcgttaaaatacaacgtGGAAATCACggcaaaatgacaagtcaaaatcaaaatggccgacttcttGTTTGGAgcagaccattggtgccagagacttttatgtgcatctgggcaacatacacatatgtaccaattttcatcttcctactccaaaagaacccctatggggaggggtttttgaaaatttcaagggggcgctatagaggcattttgtcccccccatgggcgaagcTCCTATCAGATGTAacagctcgccattcttgacctgtgtatcagctttcatgaggagatgaggtcgctgaagccatcaaaatgccaaacgtatttagtggtgagggatcgatagtcaccaCGCCGCCACACGGACActattagacgtagcttcacagcgttcataatgtagcttcaccaacttgttctgcatgcattagaagtggaatgaagttgatgcagtcaagtttgtggcatgagtacatgttaaagtaaaaactggccacttcctgttaccactggggggcgctatgagtaaggtgggatattaacatatcggggcgttcggggcagagccatcatcatgtccagcaagtttgaagctgctgaaatcaagtatgtgggcatgagagccgttcgaaattcgatggcgagaaaacgaaaagtcggcaaaatttgtcacgccctagcggccacgccccttgacatagagaaaagcttttgataacttttgatcagcatggtctcaggacgatctgtagccaatttgacGTCGATTGGACAAAATccctaggacaagttcgttcaaatttaagttgtggaaaatgccgtaacgaaaaaattcaaaacaaaatggccgacttcctgttgggattttaacatgatgtcaggagacttttttgtgcgtctcggtatgatacatgtgtgtaccaaattttgtttgtctacgacaaactaaccccaaggggaggggtttttgaaaatttgtagggggtgctatttcggcatttcgcgtcgaccatgtgcaaccgcccaaaaatatcgaatttcagATGTGGCCGGACAagtgtggaaagttagaagcattttgaaatttgggaaaggggcgaaattgggaaacaaaatgttggaataattataatatttaaagctgcaagcagctgtgaccggGCCCTCGCTCACCCGCGTCTACGCGGGGGGGCAGCAACATGCATCACTGaagcggttatgtgaaaactcagagtaagttaaccctgacgtggtgtgacgtttcatcttcctactccaagaaaatccctatggggagggttttttgaaaatttcaaggcggcgctatagaggcattttgtcaccccccatgggcgacggctctatcagatgtaagagctcgccattcttgacctgtgtatcaatttcatgtgaatatgatgtcgctgaagccatcaaaaagccaactgATTTGGTGGCGAGGGCAACGTCACAGTagccacaccccttgacatagataaaagcttttaataacttttgatcagcatggtctcaggggctgaggctgccaagcaaccaggggctgcggggagatccagagcaggcatggattggtggtgtaaatgtggggcttactggccactttttaggtacacttgtgcaatctaatacaatccaatac comes from the Epinephelus lanceolatus isolate andai-2023 chromosome 8, ASM4190304v1, whole genome shotgun sequence genome and includes:
- the LOC117258361 gene encoding uncharacterized protein LOC117258361, whose amino-acid sequence is MDNIAKHLANILAPLVGNTPHHIQNSIDFVNKKDLAEHLKSLLEKKAADILNEYQQTGTLSTSSRKKLVKLSVSDLVEKYGFYPPAAEKLHLAKSLITLFTALKMMVSGEGDGFEHFYDPLSHKGFIEIKLRNIRQNLEEGQRRYLKRKLPYSAASAAQPSVDEDPSEWLAVIKRMKASPENMAPIKTAMEKTFSYCRNWISTQSPTLTDTVQQYPRFIDIPSLLDTEFGKMFEGKAELFIRRWESSIIPKLRKFAVLEKGVVSTLIEQNGDQNDDEECYRMLQVLTHVLPPTASGRGAAVSGRCSVKSALSYLLDFVPHGTSIPSLCDRDEGSLTTHQPQLVCIGALTSQARQFVIVARNDKVTIPLHDDSLTFALDKLFRFYWVCNVAYPTQLVSVFIFLEHIYDLPVSKTVRRSRVLELIDKLQALA